tggggatataaagaacgtcgaaaacggagctcgtattcgAAAGTTATGACTGTTCAAAGATCTATGGGGGAAAAAAGAAAAACTTGTTGTGATGACGTGGTGGCCCAAGAGCGTTCCATGTGGTGAGGCGGCGAACGAACTCTTCCACTAACATGCTGACATGGCACAATGACGACGCGACACGTGGTGCCACGAGAattggtcacatggtgatgttctAGAAGGCATGACGCGGACCAACAAGGCAACGACACGTGGCACCGCACAAGACCGGAGACATAGACCAAGGACGCAGTGAGCCCAAAGTATAAGGTGCAGCTAGGCTCATGAAATCTCCTATAAATAATAGTCGAATCTCAGCCATTCTACTTAACCCTTCCATACAACTTTCTCTCTAAGCTCTTTCCCCCTTTAAGTCCGGCTTTTTCTAAGCTTCTGACCATTTTAGCGAGGATATAAGGTATCTATGAGTCCAAAAAAATAGAAGCTTTCGGGTCGTAGTTCTACCCGCGCAATTCTCGATTGTTCACTAGAAACTATGTAAGTTAAGCTATACTTGTTatgctttaagtataacttatgtttaagttcattattgttattatgaacctataaacaagattttatTAGTGATTCAATGTcataatattgattgatctacttatgagaGTGATGTCTaagctagatttagtgaggtgtttacagtgggatttccaaatagtataatttatataccaaacggaccctacctctgaTATAATCTTACTTGgtattccttatttgatagatctcGATGTATTCATTGGGATTGTTCAGGAATCTGGGAAACAGTATAAATACGAAAAAATACTGAAGTATAGTAATATTCATATTTAGGATGTTGGAAATGGATAAGCTGAAGTATTAGCAGAGGAACTAGCTTTCACGAGGACCTTTCACCtcaatcaggtgagtgcatagttactttcatgaacatgattttaatacaagtatttattAAATGTATTAAATATCTATCGAAAGTTTATAtgtgaatgatatgattatttccTTAAATATGTGATAAATGTATATTTGATAATATACTCTATGCGAACCAGATATGGTtgtatatgtgttaagatgtatatgtaatactattacatgatgatgatgatgatgatgatgatgataataataataataataataataataataatagaagtattATTTCCGAGAAAGTAATGTATCTTAATACCTAATACTCCGTGTTAAATGTATATATTAGATTAGGATATTATTGCCTAAACAGGGCTGGTATTGGAAGTTGATTATAAGCATTGTAGTCTTGCCTAGTGATAAGTTAAGACTTATAAAGGATGCCTAGTTTGAGTTAAGTTGAAGAGATTTACCATGTACTATAAATATATTACATAGGCAAGAACTCTGGGATGATTATGGGTATTACAACTTTGTTTAGTTATACCCTAAGACTTAAAAATGGATGCTTAGTTTAACTATGTTTGGATATTGGGTAGCATCTTATTAAGAGTATGTGTGAGATgggaatggagagtagaactcTATTTGGTGATATTGATGATCGATGAGGTATGTTTCACGTATAGGAGTACTATATTTGTATCCTTCTCCTAAAATTCTGATCGACAACTTGGGTGACCGGTGGGGTATGTTTCACGTACAGGAGTGTTATAttagtatcccccccccccttctttTTCTTTGTGATTCATCCTTTCTTTTGATGAAGTGATCGTACGAGCTTCGTGTGTCAGCTTTTCCATTCACAAAGTAAttgagggaacttcgtagactgccaaATAGGGTGTGCATGTAATAGATCACTATTAGGTATGCTTGATGTTATCTTTCCATATAAGGTGGTTGTGAGAGTGAAACTCTATTCAATAACACTTGGGATCAGACAACTGCTAGGCATAGTCATCTAGATGACcacccctgacttaattgtcttgaGATATTTATGAACAATGGTTCATGTGACTTGCTCCATCCCCTCATTTGTTGTCtctattgatcctcgtttgctgccaaGGAATCGTCGAATCAACGTAGTCAACTAGTTGTTCACATTGATCCTTCTAGTTAGATCTTGTAAGGTTGTTGTATAGGATCAATATGTGAGGACCAACGGGATAGGGTAGATTGTATTAtagaaaatgatatatatatatatatatatatattgatggtaACAGTTGGTTTTATAGGTTTAAGATATATGATTATTATCATTAAAACATTgtaggattgaaaaccctatgtatcttaccaagtttcccaacccgacccactcattTTATATGCATCATAGGTAACGATGTTTAGATTGTTGAACACTTGAATCGGATGTTGAATTATTGAAGAGAAGACCTGCAATAGTGTTCATGACTGTTAGGTCTTTGCGATGTAACATATGTTGTGTATCGATTATGACATccttataatttttataaatttgtGACAATCATTTGTACTTAAAAGAATTGTAATATACTCGGAAATGTTCGCAAATAAAATATATCATGATTTTGAaagagtaaagaaattttttttcggTTCTGAAATTAGAGATGTCACAATTTTCCCAAGGTGTTAATAACATCTTCATATTTCATTGATGTAAAGGGTTTTAAGTATAAatatggtaaaaaaaattaaacattggaTGTATGTTCTTCTAAAAGGTTATATAAAAAGGTGATGGTGTTTTTATGGAAAAATGTTAGTTTTTGATGATTTTGGTATTTTTGGAGGGGTGCTAGTGATGGATGATGAAATCAAGAAGAAATGTTCTTAGGAACAGGGTAACGAAGATGATGATGTTTGAAGGAAAATACATGGGTTTTGGTTGCTTGGTGAATGAGGGAATCAAAGGTGCAAAAGATTGAGGAAGGGTAAAAGAAGATACAAAAAAGGTGACGCAATGGGGTATTCATATTTATATGGAGGAATTATAGTTTAGAAAAGGAAATGATAACATGTGATAACTAATGAAAAAAATAATTACTTTATATACTTAAACCATCAGAAGGGTTAATTGGATATTTTGATTTTAAACAAATTAGGAAAAACTGGTTTTATGGGTATTGATTTGATTGATTTTTCTTATCATATTTTAAAAAacttcaatttcaattttaatatgatttttaatcaattttaatTGCACCAGGGATTGTTGAAGAATGTAGTGTTTATCTTAAATTTTAACTTGATTTTTGGGAAATAAAGATTAAGAATTGGTTTAACTTAACAAAAAACCAAATATTATTGTAGAATTGCAAGAATAATCAATTTCAAATGCACAtaacattcttaaagaatgtgGGTTATTTGTTGTTCAATaagtaaagaacattcttgaaAGAAATAACATTTGTAGGAATGGAAGAATAAAACAAGAATTACAAGTGCATAAATGACATTATTGAAGAATAAGACATAAATTAGAATGCATAACTTGCATTTTTTTAAGAATAATTTAACAttcttaaaataataaaagacattatttaaGAATAGTACATTAAAAATAGAAGAAGGAAGAAAAAATTACCAATACATGAAACATCCTTGTTATGTATAGGTTTTGAAGCTACATTGTTTTGCATTCCATTCTTCAAGAATGTTGTTATTgcattcttaaaaaaatatttgaatagaaaatatgATTGGAAGAATAAAAAATAGTGTAAGAAAAACAAAGAATAGTGTACATGGTTGCTTTTCTTCAATTCAAATTTCAGGGTTCAAGGAAGATGTTCTGCTCATTCATGCAAGTATGAAAAACAAAGAATGGTGTTgcgcaaaaaaataataaaataaaaataaaaataaaaataaattaaagaaCAGGGTTGCTTTCCTTCAAATTGATTGTGTTTATAAAAATAACATGTGCTTTGGTGGCGTGATTATCAGTTATATATGTTTGGGGTGATTTGTGATAGTGTAAATGTTggttttggaattttaaattgAAAAATGGTTGTAAATCGTTTCTGAAGATTTCTATTGGGGCCTAGAAGGGTTATAGTGGAGATACGGATTCCCAATGGATCACGTAGGTTCATTTTCCGAATTGATATTTCTATCATATGTCCAGATTACAAGAAATCCAGTCTAGAATCATCCAAATGAACACTTGTGAATTTAAGCATAGAAACACAAGTCAACCCATTAGAGAATCATGAGTTcatttaaagaaaagaagaaaaagagctGAGAAAGCTATATGACGAATCAGTAGAAGAGCCGTATTTATGTTTGACAAATTAGCGTTTTCGTTTTCTTAATTAGTTAAGTAAATCTCATAATTATTGGCATAATCAATGGTTTCCAAAACTGATTAAATTTGTCAAATTTATCATAATCAGCAGGGGCTCTGCCTCTTCGATCCTACTAAGGGCGCTGCCCCTAGGACCCTTGTTGGGGCATAGCCTCCTTAACCTTCGTCATTTTGTCGTACCGACTTATAAttcgatcttatatatatatgcgtTCCACACACACCAAACATATAATATAGAGTAAAAATTATAAATCCCTTAACCTCACATATTAACCTCATAATGTCTCGTGACATCAAAATTAACACCAATTTCTTTTATACATGTAAAAAGGGTCAATTGCTTATGATGAACAATAATCAATATCTTGGAAAAAAAAGTGTTGGCTTTCAATTGCATATGAACTACTTCTGATTAACTTCAAATTTGTACCAATTGAGCAAAGTTCAAGACGATTGCTTATGATGAATAAAAAGATCGATTAAGAGATATGGTAGTAGATGATGTGGGTGGCTACATATAGTGATGCGGTAAAGAAGGTTGCATACTTGTATAGGGTTCTTCCAAAACTGAACGAACATAATATAAGTCTACTTACATAATTATAGAATTTATGGAGGCTCTAATTATATTATACAAATCGACTAATTTATCCCTCTCTAATAATTGGTTATACAATTGCACAATACTTAAAATTTTATACATagacctaactctctctctctcttatatatatatatatatatatatatatatatatatatatatatatatatatatatatatatatatatatatatatatatatatatatatatatatatatatatatatatatatatatatatatatatatatatatatatatatataaagaagaaTTATTGTAAACTAGTAGTGTAACACATGTCAAATAGAGGTACTATATTAAAGAAAATGCAGGCTTTTTAGTAGACAATGACTGGGAATATGATATTAATTTAATCATAAAGTTGTATTTTTGCTTTAtggttgttaattaattgttttacTTAATATATGCTTTCTTTATGAAGCACTAATCGGAAAGAAGTAAAATTGGATTTTATACATGGTGCAGAATTGTCGACAATTGTTATTGTGTTATTACTATAATTCCACTAAGATATGGTGGGTCCAACTGCAAATGTCAACCAAGGTCGCCTTACAAATGATATAGTtgaccaaaattttctaaatcaaCCAATTTTTTAATtcctttatctttttcatctacCAAATGCATACCATAATTTAATAACCATTAGCATGAAGAACACAAAAAACATAAATTGGTGTATAAACCATATATACATAAAAACCAGAGATTAAATAAAAGACTTCCATTAAGGTTACTAAAAAAAGGAaactaaaacaaagaaaaaagacCATATCACTTTCATTCCCAAGTAACAGAAATCATGGAATTGGCAATTCCGGACTCGCCAAATGTTGACTTGGTGTTGTAGTCCAAATCCTTCACTGCACCAGGAATGGCATGTGTCAACCGGAATGGCTTCTCATCACTACCTTCCAGATTCCCATGGCAGAATGACCACAGCAGCTGATGAACACAAGCAATCGGAAAGTCAGATAAAGATTAAATCATTAACTAATTTTGTAAGATAGGAGGGTAGTGTTTGGAATGCAGAATCGTGTTTGTTTGCCATAAAGGAAAGGAATGGAGTATTCCACAATGGAATCTTATTCCTTCTCATGAACTGATTTTCATTCCATTGATGGAATTGAATGGatatattatgataataaatTACTTTTAGCTAAAGAATCTTTGAAAAAATATAGTGTTTTtcaaaagttacaaaactttAATGAGATTATCTTTTCTGTTTTCTAATAATaacttaaatgtttttttattataattctATTTTAAGCTTTGATAGTGTTTAAAACTTGATTTTGTTAACTACTGTTTTAAACGAtaaaatcaacttttttttttactaattGAAATACATATACGACAtaaaatatgtttatatgcaaTTTATTTCacattataattttattttgtttacgtatatttttataaaagtaacatttttttctttatttatactTGGTTTCCCAATTATACGTAACAAACACCAtgtttaaaagaaaaatgaaCTTTCATGTGAAATTTCCATATTAtgcgtaaaataaataaataaaaaatgcataattttaataattaacaaaattttatttacaaaaataaaaacttattAACGTGCAAATGAACtataataaaataatactttttAGTTACTTCTAGAAGATAAGGTTGCAATGTAATTAAAATAATGAAACTTTTACAAAAAGATTTATCACTATAACTACATAAATAAAAATGGGTTATATTAAGAACTTTCTTTCCATTCCATTCCACGAtggaaagaaaaataaataaataaataaataccacCTGGCTGAGGAATGAAGATAAAAACAAATAGAAGGAATCACTGGTCCATTCCATTCCATCACATCATTTCAATGGAATGAACCATTCCATTCCTTtcctgattccatcataccaaacacTACCTAGAAGCAGAATGAAAATAATAGATTTTACTTGTATTGGATCGGATCTTAAAAAGTTCCTCTGAAGTCTGCGCCCATCTGGCATCCGGATTCCAACCCTGCAAACAAGATTCCGATCACCCTTGGGTTCTTCAGGTAGCGGTGGATAAGTCGGCTTCTCTGATTCCGGAGTCTCTTTTCCAGTTTTAATAGCATCTGAACCTTTTGAGGGTTCTTCAATGCTATTTTTTGTTGTTTCCATAGATAAAGCTCGTGCCATTCTcatctcttcatcttcttcacttGTTCCATTTGCAACCACTGCAGCCTCATAATTTAGTTAGTATAAGTAACAATCACACATGTTAATATTGGTTTTATGTCTAATTTTAATCTCTTTAATTTAATTGGTAGATTCTTGTTGGATATTTGTGATTTTGGTAGTATGGAAACTATGAGATTTGGCATTCCTTTATTAGACAGAAATATAAAGTTTCTATTATGTAGAGGTTGATAATGGGAAGTTAGAACCACAAGCATTGAAATGTGTATTTCAGGTGTTAAAAGCTGGAATTATAGAGTTACCTTTAAATAATCCTTTATAAAAGATTAAATCTCATAGAGAATAACGAcaaattttgttttctttgttggttttaataaaaaaattactttAATTGATTGTTTAGTCTcgaatattattaaattatttccTAAATTTCAGATACTCCTATTAAGTTAACCGCATACCCTAATTTTTTTTCTACATAGCCTCAACCTTACATTGCAAGAAATCAAAAGAGGAATCATATATGTATATGTTGTTGAAGCTTTATATGGTTGCATATGCCATAAATATTGATATAGTTGAGAAGCTCTCAATTTATGATAAAGCTAAATTATTATAAAGAATGTTTGATAAGTGGATTATAGCTATACATGATGAGatcaaatctcaacaaaaaaacaATACTACTTAGATCTATGAGATTTGACTCATTCATGACATCACATGATTCTACTATGATAGTTGTGTAGATTCGAGACAATGTGATGATCAATCTTTTGTATACCTACTTAGATTGAAGATTGAAGAATCAATTGAATAAAAAGTTTGAAATGAAAGATTGAAGAATTCATGGTGTCAAAATTTGCAAAGATTACAAGTCGTTGCATTAAACCACAAAATACTATATATAGAAAGTATTGAAAGGTTATGATTATTTGGGACATAGCATTAATGGACCTAGTTTTTCCATTGTTAGTAAAACCATAATTTGGGTTTTAGCGCGTTTTTTTGCTATTTGGTTGTTCTCATATTTGCAACAAAACAAAACAAGTATATTAATATTACCATATTCAAAGATAACAAACTCAATACGTATATAACAAatcataataagaaaaaaaaaacttaattatatCACAATAAAACAAAGTAGCAAACCTGGCATTGCTTGAATTTTAGGAGGTGGAGCTTGAGAATTTTCTCTTGGACGTTTGTGTGACAAACTAAAATGATGATCCTTAGGGCTACCATCCATGAATTGCAACAAATCCTTTCCAATTAATCAAATTTTACATTCAAATGTTAATCTTTTGAAATATCGAATACTATGAATTTCAACAACTGTATTTCATACCTCCAATAAATTTTCTGGTTGAATCATTCCACGCCATAAACGCATCTTTTGACCAGTAACAGGGTCAATAACAAGAGTTACAGGAACCGAATCCAATTTGTAGTATGTTTTTATCTTGCTTCCATCTTCTGTATCATCACAtacctacacacacacacacacaacaaaaAATATAACCTTCTTTATTTTGCTACACATATACTTTTTCAGATGTGAGCTTTTTGGATTGTTAATagtaatattataataaaaaataaacctGCCAGAAGATGAAATTAGACATGATTGTTTGAGAAACAGCTTCATTAGCCCATGTATCTCGATTAAGCTACACAAAAGGTATCATTAATAAACAGCATAATCATAGCATCCATAAAAAATAACTATTTTTACATTAAAAAGCAAGTTAGAATAAAACAAAACACACCATATGTGAGCTAAATTCCCTGGTTGATTGCAAGTTCACTAGAAGCCAACGATCTTGATTTTTAGCAGATTCTTTAGCCTGACATTATAACAAGTAAattataacttatttattaagataTATGTTATAAAATTCACAATTTTACCTTCTCAAATGGGCCATGGAACATCAAAGCAAAAGGAGGGCGATATAAGGTGGCAAGATTATCTCTAGAAGTATCAGCTGTTGATGTGGCACCACCACTTTGGTCTGTTTCCCATACTCCAGGATGTTTTAGTTCCTCTTCAAAGTTTCTAAAGGGTACAACTGTACGTGCTTCAAGTGGAGTATACCCCAATCTTGTTGCTCTAAACACAAGAAAAGGACACAATGTACATGGTTTATAAAAAGGTTTCTAATGATGAAAGACATAATCTACACAGATGAGTAAAGTGGAATACCCAAAGCGCATTGGAGTGTCATAAAGAACATCCCTTTTCACTGGTAGAGGTGCACGAACTTCATTGTTATCATCTTCTCTGGTGTTTTTGGAACCGTTGTTGTTCTCTGAGCCTCTGAGACGAAAATCGGTAAAAGATTTGGTAAATGGGAGGTAAAGATTATATAGCAAAAGAAGATCTTAGTTTAAATTTCGCATCATCCACCTACCCGATGTTTTGGTCGGACAAAAGCCCATCGTTTTCTACAGGTGGAACATATGGAGACGATGATGCAGCTGCTCCACCTTCGTTTCCTATGTAAAAAAGTTGAATAGCTTCTTCAAGTTTCCAGCTTGTGGCCTGAATTCATGGAATCAGAACCAAAAAAATATAatgttaacaacaattccaacAGACTGATCATAAATAAGTATACATATGTGTGTAACATTATCAATCGATCGATTAATATCAACCAAACAGGGATAGCAATTGGAACCTGTAAAAACTGCCTGGCAGTGTCGGCAGTCTGTCCGACAGCAATTTCAAGAAACAAAGAGACCATATTTTGCTGGTCGGTCGCAGATAGAACGCCGCCACTCTCCATCTTcgattcttcttgttcttcttcttctttttttatcTCCGAATGAATCAACGAGTCGAAATCAGTAACACTACCAAAACCCTGATGGGAGATGGGATTGGATTTGGAGGTTACGGGGATGAAATTTTGTTTTTCAGGAGTGGGAGATTGGGGAAAACCCAGGGGGCGAAGGCGATTATCAAAATAGAGGTTATTGGATCGAAGTTCACAATGGATTTATATTAGCGACTGTTGAAGAATTACAAAAGGCCCATTTTGCTCATTTTCCTGGTTATAGATAATGACTTACAAAACaaaaggtaatatatttttcagttTGTACAGATTTAGTTATgtctttttgtttatattttaccATTGAATTTGTTGAATTGTTTAAAAAACATCCTTATGACTTGCTATAGGAAGTTTAGCCGGTTGTCTGGCGTTCTTGTGAGTTCCGGCGAGTCTCCTGTCATCTTCTctggccaaaaatgaatttttccgGCGACTTTGTCATCTCCAGAAACCAAGAAGTTTGAAAGGTTCCAAATTCATGGATTTTCAAGGAAGAAAAAAGGTCATAGCAGATCTAGTGTTCTTGGTTACAAGAACACATGAACTCATATTTCGATTTCAAAAGAAGGAGGGTTGTGAAGATGAAGTGGTTGTGAAGTTGAACATGAAAACCATCAGAAACTCAGATCTAGCACCATAAGAAATCCCAAAGCTCGATTTCTTGTATGAACTCGATTTCATATTTAAGttcatgtgtgtgtgtttagatTCGAGTTTTGGGTGCATAAATCGAAACGAGAAAAAAGAGGTTTTTTTATCAGAAAATCAAATGAGGATGTATGGAGATCTAAAGATTGAATGAAGAGATCTTGGTTTAAACTCGAATGAAGATATCTGAAAATCACGCCAAATCTTAAAGATCATTTGATTTCAAATCTGAACACTTCTGGAGCTCTTTTTTTGGGAAGAAGATGAACATGATGAAGACGAACACCTTTCTAAAATCGATGAACACACCATGTTTGAAGGTTTTCAAGGGAAAATTTGAGCATCAGATCTGGGTTGAAGACAATAAACATCAGATATGGGTTAGAGTTTGAAGATGATGAACTTCATATACGGAACAATACTTAGATTTCAAAACACGATGTAGCTTCAAACCCATTTTCCAAATCTGACCTTCAAATCGATTTCATCCATGAAGTGTGTGTCGGATCTAACAAAACAAGAAGGTGTGTATTGGAAATCATTTCCAAATCATTCCATGTTGTTCATTAGCTTTGGTTCCAAAAATCTGATGAATCTGATGAACACACATATAAAATCGATTTCTAAACACAAATATGACTCTAAAACTCATTTTCTGGGTTGAAGTGGTTGAAGGATTTTTGGGTCACTGGATTCTGGAGAACATGGAGCCTTTCCGGAACTCACAAGAACGTCGGAAACCGGATAAACCTCCGATAGCAGGTCATAAGGATGTTTTTTGAACGGTTCAACAAGTTCAATggttaaatataaacaaaaaaaatccagtgaccaaatgtatacaaatcaaaaaatacattacccttttaagtcattatccctttactTTATCCTAGGACA
The genomic region above belongs to Lactuca sativa cultivar Salinas chromosome 4, Lsat_Salinas_v11, whole genome shotgun sequence and contains:
- the LOC111909000 gene encoding plant UBX domain-containing protein 7, whose product is MESGGVLSATDQQNMVSLFLEIAVGQTADTARQFLQATSWKLEEAIQLFYIGNEGGAAASSSPYVPPVENDGLLSDQNIGGSENNNGSKNTREDDNNEVRAPLPVKRDVLYDTPMRFGATRLGYTPLEARTVVPFRNFEEELKHPGVWETDQSGGATSTADTSRDNLATLYRPPFALMFHGPFEKAKESAKNQDRWLLVNLQSTREFSSHMLNRDTWANEAVSQTIMSNFIFWQVCDDTEDGSKIKTYYKLDSVPVTLVIDPVTGQKMRLWRGMIQPENLLEDLLQFMDGSPKDHHFSLSHKRPRENSQAPPPKIQAMPVVANGTSEEDEEMRMARALSMETTKNSIEEPSKGSDAIKTGKETPESEKPTYPPLPEEPKGDRNLVCRVGIRMPDGRRLQRNFLRSDPIQLLWSFCHGNLEGSDEKPFRLTHAIPGAVKDLDYNTKSTFGESGIANSMISVTWE